Proteins encoded together in one Prunus dulcis chromosome 3, ALMONDv2, whole genome shotgun sequence window:
- the LOC117620589 gene encoding dynein light chain LC6, flagellar outer arm-like, translated as MLEGKAFVEDTDMPVKMQMQAMAAASQALDLYDVFDCRSIAAHIKKEFDMRYGGGWQCVVGSNFGCFFTHSKGSFIYFTLESLSFLIFKGASSPSSPEG; from the exons atgTTGGAAGGCAAAGCTTTCGTGGAGGACACAGACATGCCAGTGAAGATGCAGATGCAGGCCATGGCTGCTGCTTCTCAAGCTCTGGATCTTTATGACGTCTTTGATTGCAGATCCATAGCTGCCCACATAAAAAAG GAGTTTGACATGAGATATGGGGGCGGTTGGCAATGTGTGGTGGGCTCAAACTTTGGGTGTTTCTTCACTCATTCAAAAGGAAGCTTCATCTACTTTACACTTGAGAGTCTCAGCTTCCTCATCTTCAAAGGGgcttcttctccttcctcaCCCGAAGGCTAA